A genomic segment from Juglans regia cultivar Chandler chromosome 14, Walnut 2.0, whole genome shotgun sequence encodes:
- the LOC109001633 gene encoding peroxidase A2-like, whose translation MSSSLVKMAILFVSFLIMFPRSNAQLSTTFYDCTCSNVSSVVRGVVERAAQNDVRIGAKLIRLHFHDCFVDGCDGSLLLDDADGIESEKGALPNAGSVDGFEVVDEIKTALENVCPGVVSCADILAISSQILVSLAGGPTWQVQLGRRDSRTANRAGVIAALPNAQETLEQITEKFNNVGLDSTDLVALSGAHTFGRARCATFSHRLYNFSGSGNPDPSLDTTYLETLRQTCPQGGSNDNTLNNLDRSSPDDFDNDYFTNLQNKQGLLQTDQELFSTSGANTVGIVNRFADSQSDFFDSFAQSMINMGNIRPLTGNNGEIRLDCKRVN comes from the exons ATGTCTTCGTCTTTAGTTAAAATGGCAATTCTTTTTGTCAGTTTCTTAATCATGTTTCCAAGGTCAAATGCTCAGCTGAGTACTACCTTTTACGATTGCACTTGTTCGAATGTGTCAAGTGTTGTTCGTGGTGTGGTGGAGCGAGCTGCACAAAACGATGTCAGAATTGGTGCCAAACTCATCCGCCTTCATTTCCACGACTGCTTTGTTGAT GGTTGCGATGGCTCCTTATTGCTAGATGACGCAGATGGCATAGAGAGCGAGAAAGGTGCACTGCCTAATGCTGGCTCagttgatggatttgaagtCGTTGATGAAATCAAAACAGCCTTAGAGAATGTTTGCCCTGGTGTAGTTTCCTGCGCAGATATTTTAGCCATTTCTTCTCAGATATTGGTTTCTCTG GCTGGAGGCCCCACATGGCAAGTTCAATTGGGAAGAAGAGATAGCAGGACCGCGAACCGAGCAGGAGTTATTGCTGCCCTTCCAAATGCTCAAGAAACCCTTGAACAGATCACTGAAAAGTTTAATAATGTCGGACTTGATTCTACTGATCTTGTTGCTTTATCCG GCGCACACACATTTGGAAGGGCACGATGTGCGACATTCAGCCACCGCCTTTACAACTTCAGTGGCAGCGGGAACCCGGACCCTAGCCTGGACACAACATACCTGGAAACGCTTCGGCAAACATGTCCTCAAGGTGGGTCGAATGACAATACACTAAACAATCTTGACCGCTCCTCTCCAGATGACTTTGATAACGACTACTTCACAAACCTTCAGAACAAACAAGGGCTTCTCCAGACCGATCAAGAGCTGTTCTCAACAAGTGGGGCTAATACGGTTGGCATTGTCAATCGTTTTGCTGATAGTCAGAGTGACTTCTTTGACAGCTTTGCTCAGTCCATGATCAACATGGGAAATATAAGGCCCCTTACCGGCAACAATGGAGAGATTAGGTTGGATTGTAAAAGAGTCAACTAG
- the LOC109001688 gene encoding E3 ubiquitin-protein ligase SINAT2-like, whose protein sequence is MAPGGGGFLKEATEFCIASADSDLATSDAELGSSIYRNTAPGLGRNLGRPASNYDVDELLECPVCMNLMHPPIYQCPNGHTLCSNCKGRVHNSCPTCRHELGNIRCLALEKVSESLELPCRYKELGCHDIFPYYSKIKHEKHCKHRPFNCPYSGNYCSVTGDIPLLVGHLKNDHKVDMHDGCSFNHRYVKSSPQEVGDATWMLSVFNCFGRQFCLHFEAFHLEMAPVYMAFLRFMGEEEEAKQFSYSLEVGGNGRKLTWKGIPRSIRDSHKKVRDSQDGLIIHRNLALFFSGGNMKELKLRLSGRIWEVQ, encoded by the exons ATGGCCCCTGGCGGAGGCGGCTTCTTGAAGGAAGCCACTGAGTTTTGCATTGCATCGGCAGATTCGGATCTGGCAACTTCTGATGCAGAGTTGGGAAGTTCCATTTACAGAAACACGGCCCCTGGTTTAGGCCGGAATCTGGGAAGGCCGGCCTCAAATTATGATGTGGATGAGCTACTTGAGTGTCCTGTTTGCATGAATCTAATGCACCCTCCAATATACcag TGTCCAAACGGCCACACTCTATGTTCAAACTGCAAGGGTAGAGTGCACAACAGTTGCCCGACATGTCGCCATGAGCTTGGAAATATAAGGTGCTTGGCTTTAGAGAAAGTATCGGAGTCACTAGAGCTTCCTTGCAGGTACAAGGAATTAGGTTGTCACGACATATTCCCATACTACAGCAAGATCAAACATGAGAAACACTGCAAACATCGCCCATTCAACTGCCCTTATAGTGGAAATTATTGTTCTGTTACTGGGGATATCCCGCTCCTTGTCGGGCATCTCAAGAATGATCACAAAGTTGACATGCATGATGGGTGTTCTTTCAACCACAGATATGTGAAATCTAGTCCCCAAGAAGTTGGCGATGCTACATGGATGCTAAGC GTCTTCAATTGTTTTGGACGTCAGTTCTGtttgcattttgaggctttCCATCTAGAAATGGCACCAGTTTACATGGCCTTCCTGCGATTCATGGGTGAGGAAGAGGAGGCAAAGCAATTTAGTTACAGTCTGGAAGTTGGTGGAAATGGAAGGAAACTTACTTGGAAAGGTATACCAAGGAGTATTCGTGATAGCCACAAGAAAGTAAGAGACAGTCAAGATGGATTAATCATTCACAGAAACTTAGCACTCTTTTTTTCTGGCGGCAATATGAAGGAGTTGAAGCTGAGACTCTCTGGTCGTATATGGGAAGTGCAATAA
- the LOC109001686 gene encoding GTP-binding protein BRASSINAZOLE INSENSITIVE PALE GREEN 2, chloroplastic translates to MLRIARALSSPRKLKQPLTLSLSFFAQSLSNPSLSHLSAPSPSVPRLHFQYPQFPPLCFSFSSIPSLSLTRDGNFDEATSHTLPVCPGCGVHMQDSSPKHPGFFLKPSQKSPTYRSRAHLLPLAQESEFPASLKKGLLIEPETPDSVGESSEKPVVCARCHSLRHYGKVKDPTVENLLPDFDFDYTIGKRLASTSGTRSVVLMVVDASDFDGSFPRKVAKLVSTTIEENSAAWKQGKSGNLPRLVLVVTKIDLLPSAVSPTRLEHWVRQRAREGGANKITSVHMVSAVRDWGLKNLVEDVVGLAGPRGSVWAIGAQNAGKSTLINSIGKLLGGGNITHLTEAPVPGTTLGIVRVEGILPGQAKLFDTPGLLHPHQITTRLTREEQKLVHISKELKPRTYRIKVGHTVHIAGLMRLDIEESSADSIYISVWASPYLPLHMGKTENAKTMLEEHFGRQLQPPLGEKKRVEELGKWVRREFCVSGNSWDSSSVDIAASGLGWFAVGLKGEAVLGVWTYEGIDVVLRNSLIPYRSPNFEVAGFTVSKIVSNADQALNKQRQDVKKRKQGNPKVSVTAESSLLTGDADSNSC, encoded by the exons ATGCTGAGAATTGCACGAGCCCTCTCTTCCCCTCGAAAGCTCAAACAACCCCTCACCCTTTCCCTCTCATTCTTCGCCCAATCCCTCTCGAACCCTTCTCTCTCACACCTCTCTGCCCCTTCTCCTTCGGTTCCGAGACTACACTTTCAATACCCCCAATTCCCGCCCCTttgcttctctttttcttcgaTCCCGTCTCTGTCCCTCACCCGCGATGGGAATTTCGACGAAGCAACTTCCCACACCCTCCCCGTCTGCCCCGGTTGCGGGGTTCACATGCAGGACTCTAGCCCTAAACACCCGGGCTTCTTCCTCAAGCCCTCCCAGAAGAGTCCCACTTATCGCTCGCGTGCCCATCTCTTGCCCCTCGCTCAGGAATCCGAATTCCCCGCTTCTCTCAAGAAGGGGCTTTTAATCGAGCCCGAGACCCCCGATTCGGTCGGGGAGAGCTCCGAGAAACCGGTTGTCTGTGCGCGGTGCCATTCGCTGAGGCATTACGGGAAGGTGAAGGATCCGACAGTGGAGAATCTGTTGCCGGACTTCGATTTCGATTACACGATAGGGAAGAGGCTGGCTTCCACGAGTGGGACCCGTTCGGTGGTGTTGATGGTCGTGGACGCGTCGGATTTCGACGGATCTTTCCCGAGGAAGGTGGCGAAGCTGGTGTCGACGACAATCGAGGAGAACTCCGCTGCGTGGAAGCAAGGGAAGTCAGGAAACTTGCCGAGGCTGGTGCTGGTGGTGACGAAGATCGACTTGCTGCCAAGTGCTGTGTCGCCGACAAGGTTGGAGCATTGGGTGAGGCAGAGAGCGAGGGAGGGAGGAGCAAACAAGATAACGAGCGTGCACATGGTGAGTGCAGTGAGGGATTGGGGATTGAAGAACTTGGTGGAGGATGTGGTGGGATTGGCCGGTCCAAGAGGGAGCGTATGGGCGATAGGGGCGCAGAATGCGGGCAAGAGCACTCTAATAAATTCAATCGGGAAGCTTCTCGGAGGAGGAAATATTACGCATTTGACAGAGGCACCAGTGCCTGGGACAACTTTGGGGATCGTTAGAGTGGAGGGGATTTTGCCAGGGCAAGCAAAGCTGTTTGACACGCCAGGGCTTTTGCATCCGCATCAGATCACAACAAGGTTGACGAGGGAAGAGCAGAAACTTGTGCACATCAGCAAGGAGTTGAAACCGCGGACTTATAGGATAAAG GTTGGCCATACTGTTCATATTGCTGGGCTAATGAGGCTAGATATAGAAGAATCATCTGCAGATTCCATCTATATATCGGTTTGGGCATCTCCTTATCTCCCATTACACATGGGAAAAACCGAGAACGCAAAGACAATGCTAGAGGAACATTTTGGCCGTCAATTACAG CCACCACTTGGGGAGAAGAAACGAGTCGAAGAACTTGGTAAATGGGTGAGAAGGGAATTTTGTGTCAGTGGGAATAGCTGGGACTCAAGTTCAGTGGATATTGCGGCTTCTGGTCTGGGATGGTTTGCTGTTGGACTTAAAGGAGAGGCAGTCCTAGGTGTTTGGACCTATGAAGGAATCGATGTTGTTCTTCGCAATTCATTAATTCCTTACAGATCACCTAATTTTGAAGTTGCAGGGTTTACAGTCTCGAAAATCGTCTCCAATGCCGACCAAGCTTTGAATAAACAGCGCCAAGAtgtaaagaaaaggaaacaggGCAACCCAAAAGTATCTGTAACAGCTGAATCATCACTGTTAACGGGTGATGCAGACTCAAATTCTTGTTGA
- the LOC109001687 gene encoding formate--tetrahydrofolate ligase produces the protein MSSSKTVRKLQVVSPVPADIDIANSVEPLHISDIAKELNLSPNHYDLYGKYKAKVLLSVLDELEGSEDGYYVVVGGITPTPLGEGKSTTTVGLCQALGAFLDKKVVTCLRQPSQGPTFGIKGGAAGGGYSQVIPMDEFNLHLTGDIHAITAANNLLAAAIDTRVFHESTQSDKALLNRLCPPNKEGKRSFSDIMFRRLRKLGISKTRPEDLTPQEVKNFARLDIDPESITWRRVMDVNDRFLRKITVGQGPEEKGMVRETGFDISVASEIMAVLALTTSLADMRERLGRMVIGNSKAGDPVTADDLGVGGALTVLMKDAINPTLMQTLEGTPVLVHAGPFANIAHGNSSIVADKIALKLVGPGGLVVTEAGFGADIGTEKFMNIKCRYSHLTPQCAVIVATIRALKMHGGGPEVIAGKPLDRAYITENVALVEAGCVNLAKHVSNTKAYGVNVVVAVNMFSTDTEAELNAVRNAALVSGAYDAVICTHHAHGGKGAVDLGIAVQRACENVTQQLRFLYPLDVSIKEKIEAIARSYGASGVAYSDQAEKQIEMYSRQGFTGLPICMAKTQYSFSHNAAQKGAPSGFVLPIRDVRASIGAGFIYPLVGTMSTMPGLPTRPCFYDIDLDTSTGKVIGLS, from the exons ATGAGTTCTTCAAAGACAGTTAGGAAGTTGCAGGTGGTGTCCCCAGTCCCAGCAGACATAGACATTGCCAACTCAGTTGAGCCTCTCCACATCTCTGATATTGCCAAGGAGCTCAATTTGAGTCCCAATCACTATGATCTTTATGGGAAATACAAGGCCAAG GTTTTGTTATCTGTGCTTGATGAGCTTGAAGGATCTGAAGATGGGTATTATGTGGTGGTTGGAGGGATTACTCCTACTCCTCTTGGAGAAGGCAAGTCTACTACAACTGTTGGGCTCTGTCAAGCACTCGGTGCTTTTCTTGATAAAAAG GTTGTTACCTGCCTTCGTCAACCATCACAAGGACCTACTTTCGGAATCAAAGGGGGTGCAGCAGGTGGTGGTTACAGTCAAGTGATCCCAATGGATGAGTTCAATCTTCACCTAACAGGAGACATCCATGCAATAACAGCTGCCAACAATCTTCTAGCCGCTGCCATTGATACCCGGGTTTTTCACGAGTCAACCCAGTCAGACAAGGCTCTCTTAAACCGTTTATGTCCACCAAACAAAGAAGGAAAACGGAGCTTTAGTGACATCATGTTTAGGCGTCTAAGGAAGCTTGGTATCTCGAAGACCAGGCCCGAGGATCTTACACCTCAGGAAGTTAAAAATTTTGCTAGACTTGATATTGACCCTGAATCGATCACATGGAGAAGAGTAATGGATGTAAATGACAGGTTCTTGAGGAAGATTACTGTTGGCCAGGGTCCAGAAGAAAAAGGGATGGTGAGAGAAACAGGATTTGATATTTCAGTTGCTAGTGAAATCATGGCTGTTTTGGCCCTGACAACGTCTCTTGCTGATATGAGAGAGAGGCTTGGGAGGATGGTGATTGGAAATAGCAAGGCTGGGGACCCTGTAACTGCAGATGATCTTGGAGTTGGAGGTGCTTTGACTGTACTAATGAAGGACGCTATTAACCCTACTTTAATGCAGACTCTTGAGGGAACTCCAGTTCTTGTTCATGCAGGTCCTTTTGCAAATATTGCTCATGGGAATTCTTCTATTGTGGCTGATAAGATTGCATTAAAGCTGGTGGGACCTGGAGGGCTTGTGGTCACAGAAGCAGGTTTCGGTGCTGATATCGGAACTGAGAAGTTCATGAATATAAAATGCCGATATAGTCACTTAACACCTCAGTGTGCTGTTATAGTGGCAACAATAAGGGCCTTGAAAATGCATGGTGGTGGGCCGGAAGTTATTGCCGGGAAACCACTTGATCGTGCCTACATAACTGAAAATGTGGCTCTTGTTGAAGCAGGTTGTGTGAATCTCGCCAAGCATGTTTCAAACACAAAGGCTTACGGTGTGAATGTCGTTGTTGCTGTGAACATGTTCTCTACTGATACTGAGGCAGAACTCAATGCAGTGAGAAACGCTGCTTTGGTTTCTGGGGCATATGATGCTGTCATATGCACTCATCATGCCCATGGTGGAAAAGGAGCG GTTGACCTAGGGATCGCAGTTCAAAGAGCCTGTGAGAATGTCACACAACAATTAAGGTTCTTATATCCTTTGGACGTTAGTATCAAAGAGAAAATTGAGGCAATAGCCAGGTCATATGGTGCCAGTGGTGTTGCATACTCTGACCAG GCTGAGAAGCAGATTGAGATGTACAGCAGGCAAGGATTTACAGGTTTGCCAATCTGCATGGCGAAAACCCAGTATTCATTTTCACACAATGCTGCCCAGAAAGGTGCACCTAGTGGATTTGTCTTGCCAATAAGGGATGTGAGGGCTAGCATTGGAGCTGGATTTATCTATCCTTTAGTTGGAACAATGAGTACAATGCCAGGGCTTCCAACAAGGCCTTGCTTTTACGACATTGATCTTGACACATCCACTGGAAAGGTTATTGGTCTCTCTTAA
- the LOC109001634 gene encoding peroxidase A2-like: MSSSLVKMAILFASLLIMFPRSNAQLSTTFYDYTCSNVSSVVRGVVERAAQNDVRIGAKLIRLHFHDCFVDGCDGSLLLDDADGIESEKSAGPNAGSVDGFEVVDEIKTALENVCPGVVSCADILAISSQILVSLAGGPTWQVQLGRRDSRTANQAGVIGALPNALETLEQITEKFNNVGLDSTDLVALSGAHTFGRARCAAFSHRLYNFNSSGNPDPNLDTTYLETLRQTCPQGGSNDNTLNNLDRSSPDDFDNDYFTNLQNKQGLLQTDQELFSTSGANTVGIVNRFADSQSDFFDSFAQSMINMGNIRPLTGNNGEIRLDCKRVN, from the exons atgtctTCGTCTTTAGTTAAAATGGCAATTCTTTTTGCCAGTTTGTTAATCATGTTTCCAAGGTCAAATGCTCAGCTGAGTACTACCTTTTACGATTACACTTGTTCGAATGTGTCAAGTGTTGTTCGTGGTGTGGTGGAGCGAGCTGCACAAAACGATGTCAGAATTGGTGCCAAACTCATCCGCCTTCATTTCCACGACTGCTTTGTTGAT GGTTGCGATGGCTCCTTATTGCTAGATGACGCAGATGGCATAGAGAGCGAGAAAAGTGCAGGGCCTAATGCTGGCTCagttgatggatttgaagtCGTTGATGAAATCAAAACAGCCTTAGAGAATGTTTGCCCTGGTGTAGTTTCCTGCGCAGACATTTTAGCCATTTCGTCTCAGATATTGGTTTCTTTG GCTGGAGGCCCCACATGGCAAGTTCAATTGGGAAGAAGAGATAGCAGGACCGCGAACCAAGCAGGAGTTATTGGTGCCCTTCCAAATGCTCTTGAAACCCTTGAACAGATTACTGAAAAGTTTAATAATGTCGGACTTGATTCTACCGATCTTGTTGCTTTATCTG GCGCACACACATTTGGAAGGGCACGATGTGCGGCATTCAGCCACCGCCTTTATAACTTCAATAGCAGCGGGAACCCGGACCCTAACCTGGACACAACATACCTGGAAACGCTTCGGCAAACATGTCCTCAAGGTGGGTCGAATGACAATACACTAAACAATCTTGACCGCTCCTCTCCAGATGACTTTGATAACGACTACTTCACAAACCTTCAGAACAAACAAGGGCTTCTCCAGACCGATCAAGAGCTGTTCTCAACAAGTGGGGCTAATACGGTTGGCATTGTCAATCGTTTTGCTGATAGTCAGAGTGACTTCTTTGACAGCTTTGCTCAGTCCATGATCAACATGGGAAATATAAGGCCCCTTACCGGCAACAATGGAGAGATTAGGTTGGATTGTAAAAGAGTCAACTAG